From the genome of Deinococcus sp. AJ005, one region includes:
- a CDS encoding response regulator transcription factor has protein sequence MDLTDAGFEVEHADSAMNGLIKAREEHPALILLDLGLPDFDGGDVVQRLRKNSAVPIIVLTARDTVDEKVRLLGLGADDYLIKPFHPDELLARVKVQLRQRTTESLSMGDLTLDPQKRLVTYKAEELRLSPKEFDILALLIRQPGRVYSRQEIGQEIWQGRLPEGSNVVDVHMANLRAKLRDLDGYGLLRTVRGVGYALRG, from the coding sequence ATGGACCTGACCGACGCCGGGTTCGAGGTCGAGCATGCCGATTCGGCCATGAACGGGCTGATCAAGGCCCGCGAAGAGCATCCCGCGCTGATTCTGCTGGACCTGGGTCTGCCCGACTTTGACGGCGGCGACGTGGTGCAGCGCCTGCGTAAAAACAGTGCGGTGCCGATCATCGTTTTAACCGCCCGTGACACTGTGGACGAGAAGGTGCGGCTGCTGGGCCTAGGCGCGGACGACTACCTGATCAAGCCCTTCCACCCCGACGAATTGCTGGCCCGCGTCAAGGTGCAACTGCGCCAGCGCACCACCGAGAGCCTGAGCATGGGCGACCTGACCCTGGACCCGCAGAAGCGGCTGGTGACCTACAAGGCCGAGGAACTGCGCCTGTCGCCCAAGGAATTCGACATCCTGGCGCTGCTGATCCGCCAGCCGGGCCGGGTGTACTCGCGCCAGGAGATCGGTCAGGAAATCTGGCAGGGCCGCTTGCCGGAAGGCAGCAACGTGGTGGACGTGCATATGGCCAACTTGCGGGCCAAGCTGCGCGATCTGGACGGCTACGGCCTGCTGCGGACCGTGCGCGGTGTGGGCTACGCCCTGCGCGGCTAG
- a CDS encoding HD domain-containing protein, whose protein sequence is MNRAQAYALMLEHTPSASLRRHMLNVEAAMRWYARHWQEDEEQYAVTGLLHDFDYELHPANHPTWGVEYLRANTDAAPEVLDAIMGHAAYTNTPRTTRLSQTLFAVDELTGLVQASALVRPDGDVRQVELKSLKKRFKNRAFAAGVNRDEVEQGARELGVELDAHMENVLAAMREMPEAPAV, encoded by the coding sequence ATGAACCGCGCCCAGGCTTACGCCCTCATGCTGGAACACACCCCCTCGGCGTCGCTGCGGCGGCACATGCTGAATGTGGAGGCTGCCATGCGCTGGTACGCCCGCCACTGGCAGGAGGACGAGGAGCAGTACGCCGTAACCGGGCTGCTGCACGACTTCGACTACGAACTGCACCCTGCCAATCATCCGACGTGGGGCGTGGAGTATCTACGTGCCAACACTGACGCGGCGCCCGAGGTGCTGGACGCGATCATGGGCCACGCGGCCTACACGAACACGCCGCGCACCACCCGGCTGTCCCAGACGCTGTTCGCGGTGGACGAGCTGACCGGATTGGTGCAGGCGTCGGCACTGGTCCGCCCGGACGGCGACGTGCGGCAGGTGGAGCTGAAAAGCCTGAAAAAACGCTTCAAGAACCGCGCCTTCGCAGCGGGGGTCAACCGCGACGAGGTGGAACAGGGCGCGCGCGAACTGGGTGTAGAACTGGACGCACACATGGAAAACGTGCTGGCGGCGATGCGGGAGATGCCAGAAGCGCCAGCGGTATAG
- a CDS encoding PAS domain S-box protein, whose translation MNTATGSAAAAAPFSGVDAAALLSALPDPTVWVSAGGEFVLNAAARERLGAVDGQTQNWTALFLPDAAQALRDATALAVMGTPSRLSVTMPGAVAPALATVTPAGPGAALLHFRESHDPLEVALDIMDRMGLGMTVQGADTQILHANAAAATILGLSPDQLTGRDSLDPRWRAIHPNGKSFPGETHPAIVALKTGQPLLDVPMGVYHPAAEQWRWLKVTAIPRRAPGLAQPEQVTTIFADVTAQRHTSEELSRSEQRFRSLVEATAQIVFTTDKLGNFSGPQPDWEAFTGQDAEQALNPAVAIEAIHPEDRDQTLRGWAEALKSGQPHDIEHRLRRRDGVYVPMQIRAVPLRSADGSVREWIGAYTDVSAMRGAEAALRALNAELEGRVAVRTQELAEVTRFSTLLLTAAGEGVFGLDASGRTTFANPAAARLLGYSVERLIGSQQHALIHHSRADGTPYPVEECPVHQTLRDGQTRRLDHDVLWHAQGHAVPVASVVTPLFSAAGTVTGAVLMVQDIAERLRAQSQLQEAIEDLERSNTDLEQFAYVASHDLQEPLRTLGSYAELLGRRYEGQLDDRADRYLGFMQDAVGRMRGLIQDLLEFSRVGRGESVPTALNLDDAMRAAADSVGAALHSNIDENDEEGGDSLSWDTPDTVLAHAPLIAPLLTNLIGNALKFTAPGQPARVRVESRQDGEMVYITVQDNGIGIALEYQERVFDIFQRLHRREDYAGNGMGLAICRKIVEHHGGTLWLESTPLPAPDHGTTFHFTLPAAAQSLDSHPPDPDSHPSDAGPAPTTDPHHA comes from the coding sequence ATGAATACCGCCACTGGTTCCGCCGCCGCTGCCGCCCCCTTTTCCGGGGTAGACGCCGCCGCGCTGCTGTCGGCCCTGCCCGATCCCACCGTCTGGGTGAGCGCGGGCGGCGAGTTTGTACTGAACGCTGCCGCGCGTGAACGCCTGGGGGCGGTGGATGGGCAGACCCAGAACTGGACCGCCCTGTTTCTGCCCGACGCTGCCCAGGCCCTGCGGGACGCGACGGCGCTGGCGGTAATGGGCACGCCGTCGCGCCTGTCGGTGACCATGCCCGGCGCGGTGGCCCCGGCGCTGGCCACCGTGACCCCCGCTGGGCCGGGGGCGGCGCTGCTGCATTTCCGGGAGTCGCACGATCCGCTGGAAGTCGCGCTGGACATCATGGACCGCATGGGGCTGGGCATGACTGTGCAGGGGGCAGACACCCAGATCCTGCACGCCAATGCCGCGGCGGCGACTATTCTGGGTCTCAGCCCTGATCAACTGACCGGGCGCGATTCGCTGGATCCGCGCTGGCGGGCCATCCACCCGAACGGCAAGTCCTTTCCCGGCGAGACCCATCCGGCCATCGTGGCGCTGAAAACCGGGCAGCCCCTGCTGGACGTGCCGATGGGCGTCTATCATCCTGCCGCCGAGCAGTGGCGCTGGCTGAAGGTCACGGCCATTCCGCGCCGCGCGCCGGGCCTGGCCCAGCCCGAACAGGTCACCACCATTTTCGCCGATGTCACCGCCCAGCGCCATACCAGCGAGGAGTTGAGCCGCAGTGAGCAACGTTTCCGCTCGTTGGTGGAGGCTACCGCGCAGATCGTGTTCACGACGGATAAGCTGGGCAACTTCTCTGGACCGCAACCCGACTGGGAGGCTTTTACCGGACAGGACGCCGAACAGGCCCTGAATCCGGCGGTGGCCATCGAGGCGATTCACCCTGAAGACCGTGACCAGACCCTGCGGGGGTGGGCAGAGGCGCTGAAAAGCGGGCAGCCCCACGACATCGAACATCGCCTGCGCCGCAGGGACGGCGTCTATGTGCCCATGCAGATTCGCGCGGTGCCGCTGCGCAGTGCCGACGGCAGCGTGCGCGAGTGGATCGGGGCCTATACCGATGTCAGCGCCATGCGGGGGGCCGAGGCTGCCCTGAGAGCTTTGAACGCCGAACTGGAAGGCCGCGTGGCGGTCCGCACCCAGGAACTGGCCGAGGTCACGCGCTTTTCCACGCTGCTGCTCACTGCTGCGGGCGAGGGCGTGTTTGGGCTGGACGCCTCGGGCCGCACCACCTTCGCCAACCCAGCGGCGGCGCGGCTGCTGGGCTACAGCGTCGAGCGCCTGATCGGCAGCCAGCAGCACGCGCTGATCCACCACAGCCGCGCCGACGGCACGCCGTATCCGGTGGAGGAATGTCCGGTTCACCAGACCCTGCGCGACGGCCAGACCCGCCGTCTGGACCACGATGTGCTGTGGCACGCCCAGGGGCACGCGGTCCCGGTGGCAAGCGTGGTCACGCCGCTGTTCTCGGCGGCAGGCACGGTGACGGGCGCGGTGCTGATGGTGCAGGACATCGCCGAGAGATTGCGTGCCCAGAGCCAGTTGCAGGAGGCCATCGAGGATCTGGAGCGCAGCAACACCGATCTGGAACAGTTCGCCTATGTCGCCAGCCATGACCTGCAAGAGCCGCTGCGGACGCTGGGCAGCTACGCCGAGCTGCTGGGCCGGCGCTACGAGGGCCAGCTCGATGACCGCGCGGACCGCTATCTGGGGTTCATGCAGGACGCGGTGGGCCGGATGCGTGGTCTGATCCAGGATCTGCTGGAATTCTCGCGGGTGGGCCGGGGCGAGAGCGTGCCCACAGCGCTGAATCTGGACGATGCCATGCGGGCTGCCGCCGACAGTGTGGGGGCCGCCCTGCACAGCAACATAGACGAGAACGACGAGGAAGGTGGGGACAGCCTGAGCTGGGACACTCCCGACACCGTGCTGGCCCACGCGCCGCTGATTGCTCCGCTATTGACCAACCTGATCGGCAACGCCCTGAAGTTCACCGCGCCAGGCCAGCCTGCGCGCGTGCGGGTGGAGTCGCGCCAAGACGGCGAGATGGTGTATATCACCGTGCAGGACAACGGCATCGGCATTGCGCTGGAGTATCAGGAACGGGTGTTCGATATCTTCCAGCGGCTGCACCGCCGCGAGGATTACGCCGGGAACGGAATGGGGCTGGCAATTTGTCGTAAGATCGTGGAGCATCACGGGGGAACGCTGTGGCTGGAATCCACGCCGCTGCCTGCCCCGGACCACGGCACCACCTTTCATTTCACGCTGCCCGCCGCCGCGCAGTCTTTAGATTCCCACCCGCCAGATCCAGATTCCCACCCATCAGATGCAGGACCCGCACCGACCACAGACCCCCACCATGCCTGA
- the pgeF gene encoding peptidoglycan editing factor PgeF: MQGDTEQLMLLTAPHLQTPHAFSTRAGGVSVGPYGAGTGGGLNLDEREDDAEMVAENRRRLATALGFDAAQFARLDQVHGTDVIVVDGPGDWIGDALVSATPSVLLAIGTADCYPLLLEDLEAGVIGAAHAGWKGTLGRIAEKTVQAMCELGARPERIRAAVGPGICEERYGVGADVAAKFAAAGLGEFVLTRGEQPHLDLAGANRAVLLEAGISEENIWLSGRCSTETDFYSYRRDAGKTGRMWAVIGLQTGGQA; the protein is encoded by the coding sequence ATGCAAGGGGATACTGAGCAACTGATGCTGTTGACCGCACCACATCTGCAAACACCACACGCCTTTTCCACGCGTGCTGGCGGCGTTTCGGTGGGTCCATACGGTGCCGGAACAGGTGGAGGTCTGAACCTGGATGAGCGTGAGGACGACGCGGAAATGGTGGCCGAGAACCGCCGCCGTCTGGCCACCGCGCTGGGCTTTGACGCGGCGCAGTTTGCGCGGCTGGATCAGGTGCATGGAACGGACGTGATCGTGGTGGATGGCCCAGGCGACTGGATCGGCGACGCGCTGGTGAGTGCCACCCCCAGCGTGCTGCTGGCGATTGGCACGGCGGACTGCTATCCGCTGCTGCTCGAAGATTTGGAGGCAGGCGTGATCGGCGCGGCCCACGCGGGCTGGAAGGGTACGCTGGGACGCATTGCGGAGAAGACGGTGCAGGCGATGTGCGAGCTGGGCGCACGGCCTGAACGTATTCGCGCCGCCGTCGGCCCCGGCATCTGCGAAGAACGTTACGGCGTAGGGGCGGATGTGGCGGCGAAATTTGCGGCGGCAGGGCTGGGGGAGTTCGTGCTGACACGAGGGGAACAACCCCATCTCGATCTGGCGGGCGCAAACCGGGCCGTGTTGCTGGAGGCCGGAATTTCGGAAGAAAACATCTGGCTCAGTGGGCGCTGCTCTACCGAAACCGACTTCTACTCGTACCGCCGCGACGCCGGGAAAACCGGGCGGATGTGGGCAGTCATCGGCCTGCAAACTGGGGGACAGGCATGA
- a CDS encoding YqeG family HAD IIIA-type phosphatase, producing the protein MSLLRPDDLIDDIQSLTPEFLARRGLRGLLLDLDNTLVPYGSYEEAAAAGMFRWARELRDSGIGLYLLSNATGRRAAFWLERLGFSGVGLAGKPHPRAYRRALAELGLPAHQTGMVGDQLFTDVLGGNLSGMHTILVRPIVSNSLPHTRVARQLERVVLRRYGHDWKT; encoded by the coding sequence ATGAGTCTGCTGCGCCCCGATGACCTGATCGACGACATTCAGAGCCTCACCCCCGAGTTTCTGGCGCGGCGGGGGCTGCGCGGCTTGCTGCTGGACCTCGACAACACGCTCGTTCCCTACGGCAGCTACGAGGAAGCCGCCGCCGCCGGGATGTTCCGCTGGGCACGCGAATTGCGCGATTCAGGGATTGGCCTGTACCTGCTGAGCAACGCCACCGGACGCCGCGCCGCCTTCTGGCTGGAGCGGCTGGGCTTTTCGGGGGTGGGGCTGGCGGGCAAACCGCATCCCCGCGCTTACCGCCGCGCGCTGGCCGAGCTGGGCCTGCCCGCGCACCAGACCGGCATGGTGGGCGATCAACTGTTCACCGACGTGCTGGGCGGCAATCTCAGCGGCATGCACACCATTCTGGTGCGGCCCATCGTCAGCAATTCGCTGCCGCACACGCGGGTGGCACGGCAACTCGAACGGGTGGTCCTGCGGAGGTACGGGCATGACTGGAAGACCTGA
- a CDS encoding HNH endonuclease, translating into MTVKGRVEELGRPSHGITAADDNLSARVVPDLNAPRVLVLNASYEPLHVTSTKRAITLLQYGVAEVLEDSDDVIRSPSTTLIVPSVIRLRRYVRRPRVHPVPFNRRNVLRRDTFACQYCGASEELTMDHVMPRSRGGRHNWDNVVTACRACNQRKGDRTPDEAAMPLRTRPHAPTFGVYAHGQFAHWQPEWATYIR; encoded by the coding sequence ATGACAGTCAAGGGCAGGGTGGAAGAACTCGGGCGACCATCTCACGGCATCACGGCGGCTGATGACAACCTCAGCGCGCGCGTGGTGCCGGACCTGAACGCGCCGCGCGTGCTGGTGCTGAACGCGTCCTACGAACCGCTGCACGTCACCAGCACCAAACGGGCCATCACGCTGCTGCAATACGGCGTGGCCGAGGTGCTGGAAGACAGCGACGACGTGATCCGCTCACCCAGCACCACTCTGATTGTCCCCAGCGTGATCCGTCTGCGCCGCTACGTGCGCCGCCCGCGCGTGCATCCGGTGCCGTTCAACCGCCGCAACGTGCTACGGCGCGACACCTTCGCCTGCCAGTATTGCGGCGCGTCCGAGGAACTGACCATGGACCATGTGATGCCCCGTTCGCGCGGTGGGCGGCACAACTGGGACAACGTGGTCACCGCCTGCCGCGCCTGCAACCAGCGCAAGGGGGACCGCACCCCCGACGAGGCGGCCATGCCCCTGCGGACGCGCCCGCATGCCCCCACCTTCGGCGTCTACGCGCACGGACAATTTGCCCACTGGCAGCCGGAGTGGGCCACGTATATCCGCTGA
- a CDS encoding response regulator → MPETAPAPYMRPVEILLVEDSEPDILLTLEAFEEARVPNRLHVARDGVEALRFLRGEGEYAGSPRPDLILMDINMPRKNGLEVLREIKTDAGLGSIPVLMLTTSQADEDVRSSYERHASGYMVKPVGFENFLHAVRAFENFWLTFVRFPPRL, encoded by the coding sequence ATGCCTGAAACTGCCCCTGCCCCCTACATGCGCCCGGTCGAGATTCTTCTCGTCGAGGACAGCGAACCCGACATCCTGCTGACCCTGGAAGCCTTCGAGGAAGCCCGCGTGCCCAACCGGCTGCATGTGGCCCGCGACGGCGTGGAGGCGCTGCGTTTTCTGCGCGGAGAGGGCGAGTACGCCGGCTCTCCGCGCCCGGACCTGATCCTGATGGACATCAACATGCCGCGCAAGAACGGCCTGGAAGTGCTGCGCGAGATCAAGACCGACGCCGGACTGGGCAGCATCCCGGTGCTGATGCTCACCACCAGTCAGGCCGATGAGGACGTTCGCAGTTCTTACGAGCGCCACGCCAGCGGCTATATGGTCAAGCCGGTGGGCTTTGAGAACTTCCTGCACGCCGTCCGCGCCTTCGAGAACTTCTGGTTGACCTTCGTGCGCTTTCCGCCGCGCCTGTAG
- a CDS encoding enoyl-ACP reductase yields the protein MSVQIDLSNKTALVMGVANGRSLGWAIAEQLLLAGCRVGFSYQGERLKGELDKLLKDREGVWTQQADATSEEDLSALFARTKEEFGGLDYLVHAIAYAPRNAMEGRFVDTTPEDWNTSLHVSAYSLVAICRHAEPLFREGSSVVSLTYHASQQVVPKYNVMGVAKAALEAATRYLAADFGSREIRINTISAGPMRTIAARSIPGFGGLYDKGARNAAFGRNATSQEVGKLALFLLSDLGSGVTGQTMYVDAGLSIMTVKED from the coding sequence ATGAGCGTGCAAATTGATCTGAGCAACAAGACGGCCCTGGTAATGGGCGTGGCGAACGGGCGCAGCCTGGGCTGGGCGATTGCCGAGCAACTGCTCTTGGCAGGCTGCCGGGTGGGGTTTTCCTACCAGGGCGAGCGCCTCAAGGGCGAGCTGGACAAGCTGCTGAAGGACAGAGAGGGCGTGTGGACTCAGCAGGCCGACGCGACTTCCGAGGAAGACCTGAGCGCCCTGTTCGCCCGCACAAAAGAAGAATTCGGCGGGCTGGATTATCTGGTCCACGCCATCGCCTACGCGCCGCGTAACGCGATGGAAGGCCGCTTTGTGGACACCACGCCGGAAGACTGGAACACTTCCCTGCACGTCAGCGCCTACTCGCTGGTGGCCATCTGCCGCCACGCCGAACCCCTGTTCCGCGAGGGCAGCAGCGTGGTCAGCCTGACCTACCACGCCTCGCAACAGGTGGTTCCCAAGTACAACGTGATGGGCGTGGCCAAGGCGGCGCTGGAGGCCGCCACCCGCTATCTGGCCGCCGACTTCGGTTCCCGCGAGATTCGGATCAACACCATCAGCGCCGGGCCGATGCGGACCATCGCTGCTCGCAGCATCCCCGGTTTTGGCGGGCTATATGACAAGGGCGCACGCAACGCCGCCTTTGGGCGCAACGCCACGTCTCAGGAAGTTGGCAAGCTGGCCCTGTTCCTGCTTTCCGATCTGGGCAGCGGCGTGACGGGTCAGACCATGTACGTGGACGCGGGTCTGAGCATCATGACGGTGAAGGAAGACTGA